A stretch of Schistocerca americana isolate TAMUIC-IGC-003095 chromosome 3, iqSchAmer2.1, whole genome shotgun sequence DNA encodes these proteins:
- the LOC124605894 gene encoding LOW QUALITY PROTEIN: integrator complex subunit 14-like (The sequence of the model RefSeq protein was modified relative to this genomic sequence to represent the inferred CDS: substituted 1 base at 1 genomic stop codon), with the protein MSAAVSSCVAQGTWTSDNASDVSRCLTCRLRQRSRGALLGDEAGSRLVELAGLDSCVHVPEAALTISSVQAMFQKLTEANFASFQGTLNCGNLGSRIILSPAPQPFNKATDFEYIKRNISDTIEVCGFIDVADVGSPMAISRHPVLPHGSGKLKEADGISPVMKSEGDSDDDSCADEAKVASFCVLLHGALKGENVDALSLLAKGWFGFVYSWADSKKKSNLMLTVLESGTNVVPWLGNLNNLGSLEDFRAVIGKEDPPQQFPVRPLEKRSYSQNSVVWIMQAGLXSDIQKILRHVRNLPDKTQQLYKELNRLKRATISFGFIELLDGSAAIFERDCTVLPGGAHPDCALQLTHAAGVLRRSYCGDIKFNVTPRLTKFQICELLCLCDM; encoded by the exons ATGTCCGCAGCTGTCTCTAGTTGTGTAGCTCAGGGTACCTGGACCTCCGACAATGCAAGTGACGTCAGCCGGTGTCTGACGTGCCGGCTGCGGCAGCGCAGCAGGGGAGCGCTCCTTGGCGACGAGGCGGGCTC TCGTCTTGTTGAATTGGCAGGTCTTGATAGCTGTGTTCATGTACCTGAAGCAGCACTTACTATCTCTTCAGTTCAGGCAATGTTCCAGAAACTGACAGAGGCAAATTTTGCATCCTTTCAGGGCACACTGAACTGTGGCAATTTGGGTTCCCGCATTATTCTCTCACCTGCCCCTCAGCCTTTCAACAAAGCTACTGATTTTGAGTATATCAAAAGGAATATATCAGATACTATTGAAGTATGCGGATTTATTGATGTTGCTGATGTTGGAAGCCCTATGGCTATTTCACGTCATCCGGTGCTACCTCATGGTTCAGGGAAATTGAAGGAAGCCGACGGTATTTCCCCTGTCATGAAGTCAGAAGGAGACTCTGATGATGATTCATGTGCAGATGAAGCAAAAGTCGCCTCATTTTGTGTACTACTTCATGGTGCACTTAAAGGAGAAAACGTGGATGCCTTGTCTCTTTTAGCCAAGGGCTGGTTTGGCTTTGTTTACTCTTGGGCTGACAGCAAGAAGAAATCAAATTTAATGTTAACAGTGTTGGAATCTGGAACGAATGTTGTGCCATGGCTGGGAAATTTAAATAACTTAGGTTCTTTGGAAGATTTTCGCGCAGTGATTGGTAAGGAAGATCCGCCACAGCAGTTTCCAGTTCGTCCTCTAGAAAAAAGAAGTTACTCACAAAATAGTGTGGTTTGGATAATGCAGGCAGGATTATAGTCTGATATACAAAAGATCTTGCGGCATGTTCGCAATCTTCCAGACAAAACACAACAGCTTTATAAGGAGTTAAATAGGTTGAAAAGAGCTACAATATCATTTGGATTCATTGAACTGCTGGATGGTTCAGCAGCAATATTCGAGAGGGACTGCACTGTACTCCCTGGAGGTGCCCATCCAGATTGTGCACTACAACTTACACATGCAGCGGGAGTTTTACGCAGGTCTTACTGCGGTGATATCAAGTTCAACGTGACACCTCGGTTAACAAAATTCCAAATTTGTGAATTACTCTGCCTCTGTGATATGTGA